In the Anolis sagrei isolate rAnoSag1 chromosome 1, rAnoSag1.mat, whole genome shotgun sequence genome, CCTGATTCTCCTACCACTCAGATTCTCTCGATAACAAGGTGAGAGAAGAGGGGACAGCTCTTCGTACTCACTTTCTCCTAGCCTATTACATCTACTGTACAAATTGTATGCATCCCAACAAGTTTTCCTTAGAGGTTGATAGGGTCATTCTTTAATCCAGCATTAGTGTTTGTCTTTCATGTTATAATGTCCTTGGCTTAGAAAATAATTATGATTGTCAGTGATTTGTACTGAAGCGGTTTTTGTTTTATGATCTCCCAAAGATAGTCTTGATGTTTCCTTTTTTCAGCAGAAAAGTGTCCCTTGTTCTCCAGTTTGTGTCCCAATGCTAAATACATTTCTCTAAATGGAATTTCCTCTAGTTTATCAGGGCTAATTTCAGTCTTGCAACTGCTTCCTTTATTATAGCCCTGTTTCCTTGagaatataaaaaaaatcaatgtatttTAGCATATGCCCATGTAGTGATTATCCAGTAAGTTTAGATATGCCTGTGTAGTGGTCTTGGTCCCTATGTAAGtttccccgagtcccttcagagagataatgccgggatataagaataatgatgttgttgttgttgttgttgttgtataagaataatgttattgttgttgttatagtgaCCATCCAGTAAGTGTTTCTCACAAGTTAATATGATCACTAAAGGGTCTGGACTTAAAGGTGTGTGGTTTCAGTACTGTACTTGAATTTGCTGCTGTAAAATGTATGAAAGCCCCTGGGACCCATTCATACAATACAATTATAGTAATATATTCCTCTTTACTGCTATGCGAACATCTCATGGGATTCTGCGATTGGAGGTTTAGGGGCTGGTATTTAGAATTCCCAGCCATAGCACTCTAGAGTCTCACCAAATTGCAAGCCCAGGGATTTCCCGTGATGttcccatggcaattaaagtggaatacatTTATGTAACATGAATGGGCCCCAGATTCCATACATATTATGCTATGCATCAAGGAGAGCAAAATTTGTATGAGCAGAATTGGTTTTATGCCtagcttagaaaagttatttttttatctATTGCACTCAGACTTCCCCAGCTGCTATGGCTTCTTATTTCTGGAACTATAATCTAGTAAACCATGAAGACATTTTCCCCACCTGCATTTGACAGTCTAGCATTTGAAGTAACCATACAATTTTTCTTGGAAAGAAAGATGTGAGGCTCTAGTATTGGCCAATAGTAGTGCTATAGTAAGAGAGGGAGTTCATTACAGGAGAGATGTTTTGCTCTGGCTGTTGGTAACACTTCATCACAACCTGCCATGAATTGGAATGGCACCATCTAAATTGAGTCCATATAATCCCTTGGCTGTTTGCATTGTTTTCCAGGCGACCATTTGACCCAGTTCCTGAAACGGAGCCCGGATGAGGTCCAGACGCTGCTGCTTTGGGGCTTGGCTGCTCTGATCGGTTATTGGCTGCTGTCGCTGGTGCTGAGCCTCTTGGTTGCCATCTTGAGCCGCATCATGTGGGGCCTTAAAGTGGTGCTCTTTGGGGCCTGCTTTATGTTCATCGTCTCCTCAGTGCCTGACCGCTCTGTGCAGACACTTCTTCTGTTGGCCCTGCTCACACTCTATGTCCTCCTGGGTTGGCTGAGCGGGTCCCACAACTCTGGCACACGACTGGAAGCCAAAATCCGCGGCTTGGAGCGCCAGGTGGAGGAGCTGCAGCGCAGGCAGAGGCGATCGCCCAAGCATCTGGATGACGAATGAGCTCAGAGGAGTCTGTGATGCCAGTGTATCTTTCCTAAAAGGCAACCCCTTTTTCCCTCTTGTATTATGTGACTGCTTTCTAGACTATAGATGCTCTCAGGTAGCTTTTTGTCCACCACTATGCTGGAATAAGTAAGCCCTAAAGCAAACTTCTGTAGAGGATAATGAATGCATCTGAGATAATTCAGCTTCCCAATCACTGCTCTAGTATCTTACTCAAAAGACATTTCTCATTCCTTGTTTGCTTTCTTCTTGGGTTCTTCAGTTTCCCTTATTCCAGAGCTGCCGTGAGCAATTTCAGCACATCTGGTGTCTTTTTTCCACCCCCTTCGAATATCTCTGTACTAGAGTCTAGACCTACCAACTTTAATGTTCTTCTTTTCCAGCGGGTTCATGGTAGACTACTTTGTGTCTTTAAGGATGATGGGACCAGGTGCTGATCCTATTTGAAAAAATTGGTTATCCTTTTCTCCAGAACATATCGATAGTAAAGCCAAGTGCCTCTCTGAAACTAAAGAAGATGGCTGTGCTTGTGACAGTACAGCAAATCAGGATTGTGTGCCCTGCCTCCCCGTGAGCCAGAGATGCCCTTAAAATAAAGACCTCATGATTCTTCCCTATGCAAACTAGCTTTTCTGGGAGGGGGTGCTAAATAGTGTCATGACAGGTagtgtgtacatgtatatataaataaGCCATAGCCCGGTGACAAAGTGAATGTACCACAGCTCTTCCCTCCAAACGGAATTTGTGCCATTAGCAAATGGAATAAGACCTCCAGACTCAATTGCCTTTTCTGCCTATTTTGGGAAGGAGGCATAACATACTCAGTGGTGTGAACTTCATGTCTgttgccaaatatatatatatttttaagctGTCCATTTTAAACAAATGGAATATTTTGTTATAACCTTCCAAATAAaggctatttgatcatttcttaGCTTTTAGTGGTTTCTTTCATTTCATTATTTTCTGAAGAAAATGGGTGCAGACATAGGATATCTGATACAAGGCATTTGTGTGCGTCACTTAGTAGATAGCAATAGTTTTTTAGTACTATTGCCATCATTCCAAGGCCCCCAGGTGGCGCAgaggagctgctgaacttgctgaccaaaagattggtggctcaaatccagggaatggggtgagctcccactgttaggcccagcttctgccaacctagcagattgaaacgTGCAAattgtgagaagatcaataggtactgcttctgtaggaaggtaacggcgctccatgcggtcatgctggccccatgacctaggaggtttctatggacaatgcttgctcttcggcttaaaaCTGGAGATGAGATGACACgacgacttaatgtcaggggaaaccgttACCTTTTTACCAACATACTGATGGTTAGGCTGGTGAGGGATGATGGCAACTGCAGTTAAATTTCTGGACATTTCCCAACCTTTTTAAAAGGGTGGGTGTTGAAGCTGTTTGATCACTTTCACAGTGTTTTAAAAATCGCTTCATCTGTGGTGTGCTTCCACATACATGTGCCGGTTGTCTTAGTCTGCAAGTCCCAGTTTCTAAGTCAGTGTGTGTAAAACCATTGTTTTCACAAAGTGGAGTAGATTTTTACCAAGAGTCAACTCATAACACAGCAGAAATTGATACTGACTGTTAATGTAGAAGGACTCTTATAACAACTTCACCAGGTCTCTCAAATGTGGTTTTATTGTGACCCTACCATGTGACTGCTGCAACTTTGGATATAAAACATTGAAATGACTAGGTACTTTGTtttgagatttaaagatggtggAATAACAGCATTGCTGCTTTGCCACCTGTTTGTTTAGTCCACATGCCTCCTGTCCTCCACCTTTTGGGGAGTTGTGTTCAATGGATACAAGCAACATACAAAAATTTCCCTCCTCTCTGCCCAGTATATGTGGTCCAGTGGAAGTAGGTGCCTCCGGTATTTTTACCAAGCTATAGAAGGACATTATAAACAAAAGTTTATAAACATGCAAGAGCCACATTGCTAATCTTACTGTGAAACAGaatgaggcagctgcctcaggcAGCAGGTGCTAAGCACAGGGAAGCAGTAACAGCCTCCAGATTGTTTTGCCTGGAATCTACCAGTCATTCATTTCTGTTGGGAAAATAGGGGCTCATGTGACACAGCTTGATCTGTTCCCTTTGGCCTTCCTGCAGTGCTTTAGTGCAATGGAGAAAGCTTTCATGGTGCTGCTGTGGAAGCACGATTCGGCTCCCAGCCCAGTTGCCTGTCTATGTGACATAGGCACAATCTTTGCTTAAGGCATCTAAGCAATGTGGGAGCAGCCCTCAAAACTAGCATTTGCTCTTGATACGCAAACAGCAGTAGAATGCCTATTCTTTCATGATGGGAACAAAAGATTGTTTTTCTAAGGCTCAAATTCACAAAAAGCTGCTTAAACTAGACTTGTCTTTAAACCAGAGGGACAGGTTTACTTGCAACTGGTTTGTCCTGTTGGTTTTTGTGGGGTTTCCTGTACAATTTTCTTTCCATGAACTGTGGCTGTTATGTTCACTCTTTCATGAAACAGCAGTGGATTGTAGCAGGAAAGGCAATAACATTGGTCTTTAATTGTCTTTTTGCCTCTGTCAGGGCGTTATATCCACTCTGAAAGGAGAAAAGGGTTATCCAGCAATTTGTAAAAAGTTCAACCAGTTGGGTATATTGAAGTTGAGAGAAACTGTTGAGGTCAGATTAGCAGGTTTTTC is a window encoding:
- the TMEM109 gene encoding voltage-gated monoatomic cation channel TMEM109, with translation MSGYSHKPLLRPALALVMVLFLTYVGVTSAQHQRSEAKREKRVEPDFLAQMSRTIRKTLEDLIGRDNFQILSENLSSALWIVSSGISSALLVVARVSGQFLTSFGMAGDHLTQFLKRSPDEVQTLLLWGLAALIGYWLLSLVLSLLVAILSRIMWGLKVVLFGACFMFIVSSVPDRSVQTLLLLALLTLYVLLGWLSGSHNSGTRLEAKIRGLERQVEELQRRQRRSPKHLDDE